The following is a genomic window from Spirosoma foliorum.
ATGTACCGAAGTCGATTCCGCAAGAAAGTGTTGTCATCCCCAAATGCCCGATTTTAGTAGAAAAAGGGCGCAAATTTACGATTAAAAACGGTTTATAGACCGCTGATTTTTATGATTATTCATATTAATCATTATCTCTTAGTGGTGATGTCAGCTACTTATAGCTGACATCACAGCGGATCATAAAAATCCATAACTTAAGGCAAACAACCTGCTATTCATGAAAAAGTCCTTAGGTCACCGTTTATGCTCAATTGGGGCATTGCTTGGGCTATTTACAACAACCTTAGCTCAGACGACAACGTACGATCTTCCCAAAAGCAAGTATGGTCTTCCGGTAGTCAATGATGTGAACATCTATAAGAAAATCGTAGCGGCTGACCCTGCCAATGAGTTGGTGGACATGCGCCAGATTTTGCCGCAGGCTCAGTTTGACGTCACTTATGCCGACACGACCAATTTTCTCAAGCGCAAACTGTATCCAACAGCCGATGTCTTCATGCGAAAACCGGCGGCTCTGGCTATTCGGCAGGCGAGTGAAAATTTAAAAAAGCAGGGCTATGGGCTATTGCTCTTCGATGGATACCGACCTTATGCTATCACGGTTCTTTTCTACGAAGAACACGGCGATACGACCTTCGTCGCCGATCCACGGAAAGGCTCAAAGCATAATCGAGGTATGGCCATCGACCTATCGCTTTTCGACCTCAAAACGGGCAAACGACTGTCGATGCCGTCGGGTTATGACGAATCGACACCCCGCGCTTATCATAGCTACATGGACTCTGACAGTGCCTCGCTGGCTCACCGCGCCATTTTGCGGTCGGCGATGGAGAAGGTTGGTTTCTCAATTTTTCCCTGGGAATGGTGGCATTATGATTTTAAAGGTTGGGAGAGTTGCTTTACCTACGATTTATCACACGAAACGATTCGAAAGGCGAACAAGAGTTTGAAATCAGCCAAAGTCAAGCGTTGAGTTAACAGGCGATCACCCTGAAAATAAACCACCTAAAAACAGCAGCCCAGCGATCTGCCGGGCTGCTGTCAATAGAGAAGCTGTTTAAACTTTCCAAATTTTCTCAAAATTGAATCGTTTTTTGTCATCCCGACGTCAGGAGGGATCTTCGGTAAATAACCAGTTGCCGAAGATCCCTCCTGACGTCGGGATTGTAAGTTTGCTCTGAACAAATAATCTTTGGTTCTCCAGGTCATACCTACGTCGGGATGGTCTAAAAGACCGGTTGTCATGATCGGTAGCCTGGAGAGCCAATCTCATGGAACCCGGACAGTTCAGTGGGCATATAGCCCGTTTCACAATGATGTCGAGAGCATGAGTAGTATCCCGCTTTTTTCGTTTTTAGCATGAACCAACCAGCTATCTATTACGGGGTTGATGTCAGTAAAGAGACCTTACACATCAGCTACCAAATCGGAATCGATGCCAATGGGCAACCCCAATGGGCCTATCAAACCCTGCCCAACCAAGCGGACTCCATTGAGCAATGGGCTGCTGAACTGCCCGCCAATAGCCACCTCATTTTCGAGCATACAGGTACCTATTCGGCTCGATTAGCTTGGGTATTAGCCCTGCAAAATCGCCCCTTTAGCCTCCTTACGCCCAACCAAAGCAAAGGCTTTGCCGCCACTCTGAAGTCTATCAGCAAGACCGACCGGAGCGATGCGGCACTATTGGCGCGCTACGGACAAGTCTTTCAGCCCCAGCCTTCGCAACTGGCCGATGAGTCTCTACATCAGCTTCGCCAACAGCACAAACACCTCAACGACCTGCGAATCAGTCAGCAAGCGGTGGCTAATCAGCTTCATGCGCTGTCGTTCGACCCCCGGGCCAGTCAGAAAGTCAAGGCTAGCCTGCTGGTTCTCCAACAGAGCTACCTGACTCAGATTGCGCTCTTTGAAGAGGAACTGGATCAGCTGAGTCAACAGGAGTTGCAGGCCATTTCGGAGCGGATGCAGCGGGTCAAGGGGATTGGGCCGGCTTCCTCTCAAGCCTTGTGCACGGCCACCAATGGGCTGGCTGGATTCGAGTCAGCCAAAGCGGTAGCTAAGTTCGTGGGCATTGCCCCCAGTCAAACTCAATCGGGCAGTTCGGTTCGTCGGCGTGGTCGGATGGCCCGCACGGGTTTAGGGTATGTACGGGGCCTTTTATACATGGCAGCTCGTTCGGCCCGTAAATACAATTTGGGCTGTAAAGCGCTTTATGATCGGCTACGGGCCAAGGGTAAATGCCACAAAGTGGCGATGGTGGCGGTGATGAATAAGTTGTTGCATCAGGTGTTTGTGGTGGTGAAGAAGAATATTGAATTCGTCAATGGGTTCAGCCTATCCAAACAAAATTTGGCTTAAAACTTGTTTTTTGACACAGTTCATGACAAAATTGTCTACTCTTTCAGGCTTTTCAAATACGCGATGCTTTTAGGCATTTGTTCGTATTCTTTGTTGCTCTCGTCTTCGATGTAATAGTGTTTAACACCCGCTTTTTTCGCTAAGCGTAAAATTTCCGGAATGTTTACCTGACCATCGCCAAGGACAACGTCATTTTCGGGAGGAGTTCCGCCAGTCAGATCACCCTTAACACCTTTCTTTAGGTCTTTCAGGTGCATTAGTTTATAACGGTTGCCATATTTTTTCAAGAGTGCAACTGGATCAGCACCACCATGTTGCGTCCACAAAATGTCCATTTCGAACGAAACGTATTGCGGGTTGGTATTTTTAACGATGTAGTCGTACAGCGTACCATCTTCGTACGGATGGAATTCGTAGCCGTGATTGTGGTAGCAGAAGGTTATCCCATTCTCCTTCATAGTTTTACCGATCCGGTTAAAATCCTCGACGGCTTTCTTGGCATTCTCCAGGTTAAAATTCGCCTTTTGATGAGGAATCCAGGCACACATAATAAAGGAAGCCCCCAATGCTTTTGCTTTATTAATTGCAGGCATAGGGTCTTTGGCCAGCTCTTCGTATCCGCCACCTGTCGCCGAAATTTTAATACCCCGTTCGTCGCATAATTTTTTGAATTCGGCTTCGGTATACCCTTTAGGTGCTCCACCCTCCATATCCGTGATGCCGAGCGCTTTGATTGTATCCAGCGTGGCAATGACATTTTTGGGGAAGCTGGCTCGGTAAGTGTACGACTCGACCCCGATGGGGAAGGTGTACAGCTTGCCTTTTTGAGCGAAGCTGTCTGTTAAATTGAGTAAGGAAACGGTTGCCAAACACAACGAGAAAAAGGTTTTTTTCATGGTTATCGGTTTTCTTTTTAAATGCATTTATAGCCTAATGAGCAACTCGGATCATACATGAAACTAACTTGGCGAATACTCATCCAGCAATAAGTTGGCCTCAACTAGCTTCCGCGTATTTCATGACTTTGGTTGAAACGCAAGCCCGGTCTATAAGACAAGATTGGCCTTGTTTTTACTTATATTGGCGTCAAGAGCTGATTCAGTTGCAAGTAGATTTTGATTTTATGTCTCTCTCTGTTGCATGCAACGAAGGACGTTTATTCAGAACACGGGTTTGCTCACGGCAGCCCTGAGCACAGCCGGGACGGAGCTTCTGGCCGTTTCGCCATCACAGAACGCAGGTAAAAACAAGCTACCGAAATGGAAAGGCTTCAACATGCTGGATTTCTTTTCACCCGATCCGGCCAACAGCCGTCCCGCTTCGCAGGAAAACTATTTCAAATGGATGCAGGACTGGGGGTTCGATTTCGTCCGAATTCCGATGGCCTATCCAGCTTATCTCAAATTCGACCGAAGTCGCAATATCACCCCAGACGAAGTCTATCAAATTGATCAGCAAGCTGTTGATCGGATTGATGCGTTGGTAGCGATGGCGCATAAGCATAACCTGCATGTGAGCCTGAATTTGCACCGGGCACCAGGTTATTGTGTCAATTCTGGCTTTCATGAGCCTTACAATCTCTGGACCGATCAGGCAGCACTCGACGCGTTCTGCTTTCACTGGAACATGTGGGCCAAACGGTACAAGAACGTATCGTCAAAGAAAATCAGCTTCGATCTGTTGAATGAACCCAGCGTGCGAGCCGATATGAACGATCAGCATGCCAGACATAGCACCGTGCCAGGCGAGGTTTATCGAAAAGTGGCTCTGGCTGCTTCAGAAGCTATCTGGAAAGAAAATAAAAACCACCTCATCATTGCTGATGGGAACGATACAGGCTCATCGGTCATACCGGCCATTGCCGATCTGAACATCGCCCAAAGTTGTCGTGGCTACAATCCGGGCATTATTTCGCACTACAAGGCTCCCTGGGCGAATAAAGATCCGGATCATTTACCCGAACCGAAATGGCCGGGCCAAGTGGGCGACAAATACCTGAGTCGCGCCATGCTCGAAACCTTCTACCAGCCCTGGATTGAGTTGGTCAATAAGGGAGTCGGTGTCCATTGTGGCGAGTGCGGTTGCTGGAACAAAACTCCACACGATGTATTCCTGGCCTGGTTCAACGATGTGCTAGACATCTTATCGAGTAACGGTATCGGCTTTGCCCTCTGGGAGTTTGTAGGCTCATTCGGCATTCTGGATTCGGGTCGTACTGATGTTGCCTACGAAGATTGGTATGGCCACAAACTAGACAGGAAATTGCTGAATCTGATGCTGAAAGCGTAAGGAATGTCAACGCCCTAATGCTGTTTTTTTCGTATATTCGTCGTTATGCAGGCAGCCGAACTTAAAATACACGTAGTAAAAGAAATTGCAGAATTGTCTGACGAACAATTTATGCAAGTTTATGATGATCTGATACGTCTACTTCATCCTCCCGTTCCCGTTCGAACACCCCGTTTTGGCAGCGCGAAAGGTCTGGTTACATTCATGTCCGATGATTTTGATGCCCCATTAGACGACTTTAAGGATTACATGCCGTGAATTTATTATTAGACACGCATACCCTGATCTGGTATTTGGAAGGTAATGCAGAATTAAGTCAAGCTTGCCAAAATTTGATTGAAAACCCAGGTAATAACAACTTTGTGAGTATTGCGTCGTTTTGGGAAATCGCTATCAAATTAAGTATTGGTGGCAAACTTGAACTATCCAAACCCTTTGAGCAGCTCTATCAACTAGCTTGGGAGAATAATATCACGGTATTACCTATCCGTTTCGATCATACTACTACCGTCAAATCCTTGCCTTTTAATCACAAAGATCCGTTCGACAGGATTATTATTTCCCAAGCTATAGTTGATAATATGCCAGTACTAAGTCGAGATGGTCATTTTGATGCTTATGCCATTCGTCGACTTTGGTAAAGTTTCAGATTATCCGCTCAAACCAGCTCAGCCACAAGTTGGCCCTTGCGTGTCGTTTGTCGGTGTAAGCGTCGATTGTATAAATCTGAGCTAAGGTTCGACTGGTCAAGTGAGGCCGCCGTTGCCCGGTCACCGATTGTAGCTACCTTAATTTCGAACGCCATTTCCTGACGCAGGTAGTCGGTAGTTTGGTTGTATTTCGCAGCCTCTTCTACTAATTGAATGGTCAGATGGCGAGTGTAGTCTTCATCACCAGATGCTTCCAATAGTTTGTTGAATTGACCCAAAAACTCACCGTGCAAATAAGGTCGAGTGCCTTTATCAACTGATAACTGAACCTGGCGGTATGATTGGGAAACAAAGTACTGAAGTTGATTACTATTGCTCATAACTATAAATATCTGTGGTTTTGTTGACGACAATTTGGGAATAATGTTACGATAAATAACAAAAAATAGTTTTAACTATTTTTATAGTAATAGAAAATAAACCTGTATGACAAAAGATAGAAAAATTCATTTAATAGAATTTTCAGTTTAAAATTTGTTATTTTTCCCATTTATCATTAATTCATAAAAGCCGTAATACTGAGTTCTCAAATTATGATTCGTTTCAAAATCCGGCATTTTTTTTCGTTTAATCATGACTCAACGTACCTTTTGAACGAACATTCGATCAGCAACACCTACGAGTCTGGTAAGTAGATAAGTCAGCTATTCCCGTTTGCCGAATAGATTCGATCTGTTTGGTCATGCCCTTAACCATTACGCTTCTTGGCATCCTGGTCCTGATTGCCCTCATTTCGGTTGCCCGGCTGCACACATTTCTGGCATTTCTCGCTGTCTCTATTGGCGTCGGCCTGGCACTTGGCCTGAAACCGCTGGCCATTGTCGAAGCCGTCCAGAAAGGGATTGGCGGCACATTAGGCTCAATTACGGCCATCATTGCATTGGGTGCCATGCTCGGGAAACTGGTTGCTCAAAGTGGTGCCGCTCAGCGAATTGCCGTCAACATGATGGAGTTGGTAGGAACCCGACACGCCCGCTGGGCTTTTCTGGTAACGGGCTTCATTGTCGGCTTGCCCCTCTTCTATTCGGTCGGATTTATGTTGCTGGCGCCTTTGGTGATTACAGTGGCGTATCGGTATAAACTCCCTGCGCTGTACATTGGCTTGCCGATGCTGGCTTCCTTGTCTGTCACGCAGGGTTATCTGCCACCTCACCCGGCTCCGTTAGCCATCCTGAAACAGTTCAATGCCAACATGGGTCTGACCTTATTTTATGGCATTATTGTATCGATTCCAGCCATTTTGATTTCGGGTGCACTGTTTGGGTCAACGCTGAAACGCTACACAACCTTACCCAATCCTGCGTTCATTGCTCCCGATTTGCAGGAAGACCAGATGCCTTCGACAAGCGTGAGTTTTTTGACGGTTTTGCTACCGATTCTGCTCATTGGTGTGAGTACAGTAGTCAGTCCGTTTTTACCCACGAATTCAGTAAGCCAGCAAATTCTTTTGTTTGTGGGTGAGCCGATTGTGAGTATGTTCATTGCGGTGCTGGTCGCGCTATTTACACTTGGCATCTGGCGAGGGAAAACAATGCCCGAAGTGACTACTCTCCTGGGTGATGCCATTAAGGATGTAGCCATGCTTTTTCTGGTTTTTGGCGGAGCTGGTGCCCTAAAACAAGTATTGACCGACGGGGGCGTCAACCAATCTATTGCCGACATGATGCAGAACTCGTCGGTTCATCCGTATATACTTGCCTGGGGCATGGCCGCCCTTATCCGGGTATGCGTGGGCTCGTCGACAGTATCGGGTATTACGACGGCCGGATTTGTATCACCCTTGTTAGCATCCACCGGCGTAGAGCCTAACTTAATGGTGCTGAGCATCGGAGCCGGAAGCATGATGTTTTCGCACGTCAACGATACAGGTTTCTGGCTGTTTCGGGAATATTTTCAGCTCTCAATGGTCGATACGCTCAAAACCTGGTCCATCATGGAAACGCTAGTTTCGGTATCGGGTCTGGCTGGTGTGATGGTGTTGAGTTGGATAATCGGCTGATTTGGCATCAGCTAATGTGGTGTCAGATGCTCACATCTGACACAATTAGGTTTCTCAAAACCTAAAGAATCACAGTAGGTTTTGAGAAACCTAATTGTGTCGGTTATTAGTAACCGACACCACCCCTATATGCTAGGGCTTCACTAAATCGTCAACTCGAACAGGCAGGCTTCGGATTCGTTTTCCGGTAGCGGCAAAAAGGGCATTGGCAACTGCCGGGGCAATGGGGGCAACTCCTGGCTCACCAGCCCCTCCCATCTTGTCAGTACTGGTTACAATGTGTACCTCTATCTCAGGTGTTTCATTGATTCGAAGAATACGGTAGTCATGGAAATTACTTTGTTTGACTTGTCCTTTCTCTAGCGTAATCTCGCCATATAAAGCCGCCGTAAGTCCGTAGATAATTCCACTTTCCATTTGAGCGCGAACGCCATCGGGATTCACCGCTAGTCCACAATCAATGGCACATATAATACGATGCACCCGAACCTGCCGATCAACAATAGATAGCTCAACAATCTGACAAACGTAGCTGCCCATCGCTTCGCAGACAGCTACTCCCCTGAACTGCCCTGTAGGCAACGGCTTTCCCCATTCCGCTTTTTCAGCAGCCAGATTGAGCGCGGCCAGATGCCGGGGGTGATTTTTAAAGAACGAGCGTCGATAGTCAACGGGATCTTTTTGGGCCATCGTCGCCAGTTCATCAATCAAGGCTTCCACAACGAAAACCGTGTGCGTACTCCCTACCGATCGCCAGGGCAGAACGGGAACCCCTACCGATGTTGTGTGCAACTCAAAGGAATAATCAGGTACAGAATCCGAATAAGGAGCACCTCCCGTAACAGAGCTATAATCAATTCCTTTCTGGACAATCATATCGGCTAAAGGGGTGCCCGTGAACAGCGATTGCCCAACAATACGGTGTTGCCATGCCAATGGAAATCCATCCGCGCCAACGCCGATCTGAACGCCATGCACATAAACGGGCCGATAATACCCTCCCTTAATATCATCTTCCCGAGTCCAGACCAGCTTGATAAACTTGCCACTCACTTTGGCAATGTGTACAGCTTCCATAACCCAGTCGGAGCTAAAAGAACCCCGACGTCCAAAACTGCCGCCCAGAAAAGGCGTATAAAATTGAACCTGTTCAGGCTTAAAACCCAAAAACGCAGCCACTTCGGCCTGGTGCAATAAGTGCGATTGTGTCCCCGTCCAGACTTCACACGTATCTGGAAGAATCTTCACGGTGCAGTTCAGGGGTTC
Proteins encoded in this region:
- a CDS encoding M15 family metallopeptidase, which produces MKKSLGHRLCSIGALLGLFTTTLAQTTTYDLPKSKYGLPVVNDVNIYKKIVAADPANELVDMRQILPQAQFDVTYADTTNFLKRKLYPTADVFMRKPAALAIRQASENLKKQGYGLLLFDGYRPYAITVLFYEEHGDTTFVADPRKGSKHNRGMAIDLSLFDLKTGKRLSMPSGYDESTPRAYHSYMDSDSASLAHRAILRSAMEKVGFSIFPWEWWHYDFKGWESCFTYDLSHETIRKANKSLKSAKVKR
- a CDS encoding IS110 family transposase — protein: MNQPAIYYGVDVSKETLHISYQIGIDANGQPQWAYQTLPNQADSIEQWAAELPANSHLIFEHTGTYSARLAWVLALQNRPFSLLTPNQSKGFAATLKSISKTDRSDAALLARYGQVFQPQPSQLADESLHQLRQQHKHLNDLRISQQAVANQLHALSFDPRASQKVKASLLVLQQSYLTQIALFEEELDQLSQQELQAISERMQRVKGIGPASSQALCTATNGLAGFESAKAVAKFVGIAPSQTQSGSSVRRRGRMARTGLGYVRGLLYMAARSARKYNLGCKALYDRLRAKGKCHKVAMVAVMNKLLHQVFVVVKKNIEFVNGFSLSKQNLA
- a CDS encoding sugar phosphate isomerase/epimerase family protein; the encoded protein is MKKTFFSLCLATVSLLNLTDSFAQKGKLYTFPIGVESYTYRASFPKNVIATLDTIKALGITDMEGGAPKGYTEAEFKKLCDERGIKISATGGGYEELAKDPMPAINKAKALGASFIMCAWIPHQKANFNLENAKKAVEDFNRIGKTMKENGITFCYHNHGYEFHPYEDGTLYDYIVKNTNPQYVSFEMDILWTQHGGADPVALLKKYGNRYKLMHLKDLKKGVKGDLTGGTPPENDVVLGDGQVNIPEILRLAKKAGVKHYYIEDESNKEYEQMPKSIAYLKSLKE
- a CDS encoding glycoside hydrolase family 5 protein, translated to MQRRTFIQNTGLLTAALSTAGTELLAVSPSQNAGKNKLPKWKGFNMLDFFSPDPANSRPASQENYFKWMQDWGFDFVRIPMAYPAYLKFDRSRNITPDEVYQIDQQAVDRIDALVAMAHKHNLHVSLNLHRAPGYCVNSGFHEPYNLWTDQAALDAFCFHWNMWAKRYKNVSSKKISFDLLNEPSVRADMNDQHARHSTVPGEVYRKVALAASEAIWKENKNHLIIADGNDTGSSVIPAIADLNIAQSCRGYNPGIISHYKAPWANKDPDHLPEPKWPGQVGDKYLSRAMLETFYQPWIELVNKGVGVHCGECGCWNKTPHDVFLAWFNDVLDILSSNGIGFALWEFVGSFGILDSGRTDVAYEDWYGHKLDRKLLNLMLKA
- a CDS encoding DUF2281 domain-containing protein, which codes for MQAAELKIHVVKEIAELSDEQFMQVYDDLIRLLHPPVPVRTPRFGSAKGLVTFMSDDFDAPLDDFKDYMP
- a CDS encoding type II toxin-antitoxin system VapC family toxin, translated to MNLLLDTHTLIWYLEGNAELSQACQNLIENPGNNNFVSIASFWEIAIKLSIGGKLELSKPFEQLYQLAWENNITVLPIRFDHTTTVKSLPFNHKDPFDRIIISQAIVDNMPVLSRDGHFDAYAIRRLW
- a CDS encoding gluconate:H+ symporter translates to MPLTITLLGILVLIALISVARLHTFLAFLAVSIGVGLALGLKPLAIVEAVQKGIGGTLGSITAIIALGAMLGKLVAQSGAAQRIAVNMMELVGTRHARWAFLVTGFIVGLPLFYSVGFMLLAPLVITVAYRYKLPALYIGLPMLASLSVTQGYLPPHPAPLAILKQFNANMGLTLFYGIIVSIPAILISGALFGSTLKRYTTLPNPAFIAPDLQEDQMPSTSVSFLTVLLPILLIGVSTVVSPFLPTNSVSQQILLFVGEPIVSMFIAVLVALFTLGIWRGKTMPEVTTLLGDAIKDVAMLFLVFGGAGALKQVLTDGGVNQSIADMMQNSSVHPYILAWGMAALIRVCVGSSTVSGITTAGFVSPLLASTGVEPNLMVLSIGAGSMMFSHVNDTGFWLFREYFQLSMVDTLKTWSIMETLVSVSGLAGVMVLSWIIG
- a CDS encoding xanthine dehydrogenase family protein molybdopterin-binding subunit, coding for MNKADRINRRDFLKIGTLASGGLLIAFATPAEARQALVSTSPNTGATLNTYLRIGEDNSIHIILSKVEMGQGIWTTLPMLIAEELDCDWKKIKVEASPPGKASDFLENPVYRSTGGSESTVQEFDRCRIAGATAREMLVAVAARRLDVKPEACRTENGYVIAGDKRLSYGEVATEASTQLIPMVKLREPKDWKYIGKSQKRLDTPEKINGKAVYGLDIDFPGLLTAIVAHAPVFGGTVKSVDATKAKAVKGVREIVQISTGVAVLADNFWAAKVGRDALKIDWDLGATANLDSTTQLEEYKQIAKTEGLTIRKKGDVTTALTKAVKTIDATFSFPYLAHAPMEPLNCTVKILPDTCEVWTGTQSHLLHQAEVAAFLGFKPEQVQFYTPFLGGSFGRRGSFSSDWVMEAVHIAKVSGKFIKLVWTREDDIKGGYYRPVYVHGVQIGVGADGFPLAWQHRIVGQSLFTGTPLADMIVQKGIDYSSVTGGAPYSDSVPDYSFELHTTSVGVPVLPWRSVGSTHTVFVVEALIDELATMAQKDPVDYRRSFFKNHPRHLAALNLAAEKAEWGKPLPTGQFRGVAVCEAMGSYVCQIVELSIVDRQVRVHRIICAIDCGLAVNPDGVRAQMESGIIYGLTAALYGEITLEKGQVKQSNFHDYRILRINETPEIEVHIVTSTDKMGGAGEPGVAPIAPAVANALFAATGKRIRSLPVRVDDLVKP